The genomic region CTAAGGTATTTCATGACCGCAAAATAGGTCGATAACCATGAAAAAAGAATCCCCAAAACAACGACCAGGCCGAACAAAGTTAAAAATAAATTGATATCCTGAAGTTCTATCAGTTCAGGTAATTGTTTTTGCGAAATATACAAGACCCCTATCAGTAATAAAATTGCCACCATCGATCCGATCAATCCCTGTATGATACCAAGCACGACAAAGGGCTTCCTGATAAAACTTTGGGTAGCCCCGACAAGTTGCATGCTTCGGATCAGAAATCGCCGCGAATATACCGATAACCGGATAGTATTATTGATCAGTGCAATAGCTATGATGATTAACAGTGTGCTGAAACCAAGGATCACATAGCTGATTTTCTTCACATTTTCATTCACAAGATCAACCAGTGATTTCTGATAGAACACCTCTTTGACAATATTATCAGCAATTAGTTGTTGCTCGATTTTTTTTATACTGTCATTATTTGTATAATCCGCTTTAAGATGCACATCAATGGAAGGAAGCAAGGGATTATAACCCAGGAAGGAAATGAAATCTTCGCCGAGTTCACGTTTCAGTTCGGTCGCTGCTCTCTCTTTGGTAATATATTCAGTACTTTTCACAAAGGGTGAGATGTCAAGTCTTTTCTGAAACTCAAGGATTTTTGCATCTTTAATATTTTCATTTATGATGACTGACAGGCTGATGTTTTCTTTTACATAATCAGCTAACTTTTTGGCATGAAGAATAATAAGGCCAAGCAGCCCCAGCATGAATAACACCAGCGAAATGCTTACAATAGTTGTAAGATATGACGTCTTGAGGCGACGCTGGTTATATTTTTCTTCGTTAAAAACCATTACTGATGACCATGATGCGAAATTATAAAATAAAACTCTTCTTCATGCTCTTTGTCCTTTCTTTTAGGAGACTTTATGTCAAAATTAAGGCTCAAATTGACTTGTTTTTACTAATTTCGCAAGCCAAAACCTCAGAGGCAACAAATTAGTAATATGGAATATAATTTTTCGGAAATCGAGAAGAGATGGCAGAAATTCTGGAGTGAGAATAAAACCTTTAAGGCGGATATAGATTATTCCAAGCCTAAATATTATGTGCTGGATATGTTTCCCTATCCATCGGGTGCTGGATTGCATGTCGGTCATCCACTTGGATATATTGCCTCGGATATATATTCGCGTTACCAGCGGCTCAGAGGATATAACGTTCTTCATCCTATGGGTTATGATGCTTACGGTTTGCCGGCTGAACAGTATGCTATTCAAACTGGTACGCATCCTGCTGTGACTACTGAAAACAATATCGCCCGTTTTAGGGAGCAGCTTGATAATATTGGCTTTTCGTTCGACTGGGACAGGGAAGTCCGGACCTGTGATCCTTTTTATTACAAATGGACTCAATGGACCTTCATTCAGCTTTTTAAATCATGGTATAATATTAAAACTGATAAAGCTGAATCTATTGGTACTCTTATTGCTGAATTTGAAAGCAATGGTAACGGGAATGTTGATGCGGTGTGCGACAGAACAAAAAAGTTCACTGCTTCTGAATGGAAGGCTATGGATGAAAGAGGACAGCAGGAGATACTTATGAATTATCGGTTGGCCTATCTTTCAGAAACTTTTGTCAACTGGTGCCCGGCACTTGGGACAGTATTAGCCAATGATGAAGTGAAAGACGGATTCTCTGAAAGAGGAGGACTTCCTGTTGAACGAAAGCTGATGAAACAATGGTTTCTGAGGATTACCGCCTATGCCCAGCGATTACTTGAAGGCCTGGATGCCATCGATTGGTCTGATTCCCTTAAGGAGGTGCAGCGCAACTGGATCGGACGTTCCGAAGGTGCTGCAGTGTATTTTCGGATAAAGGATTTTGATGATATATTGGAGGTCTTCACCACCCGACCGGATACCCTCTGGGGGGCAACCTTTATGGTTCTTGCTCCGGAGCATGACCTTGTGGAAAAAATCACTGCTCCCAACCGCCGTAAAACTGTCATGGATTATGTATCATGGGCCAGAAATCGCTCTGAAAGAGACCGCCAGGCTGAAGTTAAAAATATCACTGGTGTGTTTACCGGCGCCTATGGTATAAACCCGGTGAACGGTGAGTCTATTCCGATATGGGTAGCCGATTATGTCCTTGCAGGCTATGGCACAGGCGCCATTATGGCTGTGCCTGCTCATGACAGCCGCGATTTTGTTTTTGCCAGATATTTTAAGCTGCCTATCATCCAGGTCATTCTGCGTCCCGGCGAAGTGCCTGTTGACCCACAGACCTGGGAGGAATCATTTGATGCCAAAATTGGCACCATGATCAATTCGGGTTTTATCACCAGTATGCCTGTACAGGAAGCCATTAAGGCAACAACAAAATGGCTCGAGGAAAACGGGCTGGGTTATGGAACGGTGAATTACCGCATCAGAGATGCTATCTTCAGCCGTCAGAGATATTGGGGTGAGCCGTTTCCAATATATTATAAAAATGGAATCCCTTATCCTCTGGATGAAGGCGAGCTACCGCTTGAACTGCCTGAAGTGAGTAAATACCTGCCAACAGAGACTGGCGAACCGCCACTGGCAAGAGCTAAAAACTGGAACACAAAAGAAGGATACCCGCTCGAAACCAACACTATGCCAGGCTTTGCTGGATCCAGTGGGTACTATCTCAGGTATATGGACCCGAAGAACGACCACGAATATTTCTCAAAGGAAGCCAACAATTACTGGCAGGACGTCGACCTGTACATCGGAGGTGATGAGCATGGCACAGGACACCTGATCTATTCCAGGTTCTGGAATAAGTTCCTTTATGATATTGGGCTTTCCTGCAAGGAAGAACCGTTTAAGAAACTAATCAACCAGGGCAAGATACAGGGACGGTCGAACTTCATTTACCGGATCAAGGGAACAAACACCTTTGTTTCTTATAACATTAAGGAACAGTATGATACTGTTGCACAGCATGTTGATATCGACATCGTCGACAACGATGTACTGGATATTGACGCTTTTCGCAAATGGCAACGTGACTTTGCTGATGCTGAATTCATCCTTGAAGATGGAAAATACATCTGCGGATGGGAAATCGAGAAAATGTCAAAGTCAAAACATAATGTCCAGAACCCTGATGCCCTGATCGAGAAATACGGGGCTGATACATTAAGGCTTTATGAAATGTTCCTCGGCCCCCTGGAATACCATAAACCTTGGGATACAAAGGGTATTGAGGGAGTGTTCAGATTTATGAAGAAGTTATGGCGCCTTTACCATGATGAAAACAATGTATTTTCTGTTTCCCTCACTGAACCGGCACAGGAGGAACTTAAGATCCTACACAAGGCGATTAAAAAAGTGGAAGAAGATATTTGCCGGTTCTCATTCAATACGGTGGTCAGCACATATATGATCTGTGTTAACGACTTGTCGGATCTGAAATGTAACAAGAGGGCTATCCTTGAGCCACTAACTGTCATTCTATCTCCCTATGGGCCCCACGTTGCCGAAGAGTTGTGGCAATTGCTTGGTTATAAGGAAAGTATTTCATTTGCAAGCTATCCCTCCTATGATGAAGAATATCTCAAGGAAAACACCTTCACGTATGCGGTTTCCTTTAATGGTAAGTTGCGTTTCACTTTGGATTTGCCGGTCACCATGCCAAAGGAAGAAATCGAAATGACTGTCCTGTCAGCAAATCAGGCTCAGAAGTGGCTGGAGGGCAGAGCGCCTAAGAGGGTGATTATTGTGCCAGGGAAAATTATAAATGTGGTGGTGTAATTGTCGATGTGTCAATCAGCTTTAAAATCAGGGCATCCTTTTAATTCTTCTGCCTTTTTTAGTTTTGGCATATGAGAAAATCAGAGTTTTTGAGACAGCCTTGTTTTAAATTTCAATGGCATGTAAGTTGATACAGGGATGAGTTATTTAACAATTGATTCAATGATCTCCAGGAGAGTCTCTATATTTATAAGCCTTCTTCTCTGTACGTCCTTCCTTTTTTCCCAGGATTTCCGAACGATTAACCAATCTGCATTTAAACGTGGGGAATCCCTTCAGTATAAGGTGTACTGGGATACATGGATGGTTAATGTAAGAGCCGGGATTGCCACGATCACAATTACAAAGGAACGTAAGAAATTCAATGACCGGAGTACATTTCATATCATTGGTACTGGCAGATCAACAGGTATGCTTGATCTTTTCCATAAGGTCAGAGACAGGTTTGAATCATATATTGATGAAGAAGCTCTCATTCCATGGTTTTTTATACGGCGGACCAAAGAGGGTAGTTATGTCAGGAATGATGATGTTGTGTTCAAACATCAGTATAGGGAGGCTATCAGCCGTTACAGTACCAAATCCATTCCCGAGAATGTGCAGGATATTGTATCCGCTTTCTATTATGCCCGTACATTTGATTTTGCCAATGTTAGTCCCGGGGATGTTTTCCCATTTGATTTTTATCTCGATGATTCGGTTTATGTATCGAAGGTTGTTTTTGAAGGCAGAGATACTGTCAAAATTGACATTGGTACCTTTGCCTGCCTGAAATTCAAACCTATGGTTCTTGTTGGGGATGTGTTCAAAGAACCATACCCGATGACCCTTTGGGTGACGGACGATAGAAATATGGTTCCAGTCCTCGCTCAATCGGCAATCATAGTCGGAACTGTTAAAGTTGAGCTCATTGCTTTCGAGGGTCTGTCGAATCCGCTGACCTCAAAAATCTATTAAATCCGTAGCATGGGATTGCCTTTTCAATTAATTTTAGTGTTTAAAGTGCCTCGCCCCGGTGCAAGAGGGTGAGGTGAAAATGTGGAAAACGGAATAATTTTCATCAATAGAATAGAATTATCCTGAAATAATATACAACCAACTTCCAAAATCAATGAAAAGAAAACCGATCTTATTGTCAGCTATTATTGGCTTAACCATTGCCTTAAGCAGCTTTGTAATCGTCAGCGTTACGATCACCGATAAGAATACACAAACTATGACAAATCATAATAATTACGACAAGGATTGGAAAAAGGTAGATTCTCTGATTCAGAAAGATTTACCACAATCAGCATTAGAAATTGTGGAGACTATTTATAGCAGGGCCCGGGCTGATAATAATTCCCCACAATTTATTAAAGCTATTCTTTATCGGATGAAGCTGCAAGCCGAATTTAAAGAGGATTTCATGGTTAATATTATTGGTGATGCCGAAAAGGAAATTTCCCGTGCCTCATTCCCCGAAAAACAGATTCTCCATTCCATTTTAGCTGAACTCTACTGGAGGTTTTATCAGTCGGACAGACACGAGATACTTGATAGGACGGCGACTCTAGGTTTTGATCAGAAAGACATACGGACTTGGGATGTTAATAAGTTTGTCTATGTGACTATCCTGAACTACCGGCAATCATTGGAAAGTGCTGCTAAACTTCAGGCCATATCTCTGAAGGATTATGATCCTATCCTGATCACTCAGGAAAGTTCGAAGATGTATAGGCCATCCCTTTATGATTTCCTTGTTCACCGGGCTATCGACTTTTATATGAATGAAGAGTCAGGTCTCACTGAACCGGTCTACAAATTTGTAATGGATTCACCGGAATATTTCAAACCATGCAGCGATTTTATCGGAATGGACATTTCGACGAAAGATACGATGTCGCTGAAATTCCATGCCATCAATCTGTTTAAGGATATCATACGTTTTCACCTGGATGACAAGTCTCCGGAAGCTCTCATTGATGTGGACCTTAAAAGACTGCAATTTGTCAGGCAGTATGCTTTTATGGAAATAAAAGACAGCCTGTATATTGAGGCACTCAAATCGTTACTTGGCAAATATTCCGGCTTTCCTGCTTCTGCGGAGGTGAGTTATAAGCTTGCACAAGCTCTTTTCGACCGAGGTGATAATTATCAACCCTTAAAATCTGATCTTTATAAATGGGATATCAAAGAAGCCTATCAATATTGTCAGAAGGCCATTAATGCTTTTCCTGACGCAGAGGGCTCAAAAAGATGCAAAAGCCTTATGAGCCATATCACTGAAAAGGCTCTCAACCTAACTACCACTTATGGCAATGTGGAAGGCCAATCTTTTTTGGGTCTGGTATCCTATAAAAACTCTCCTGAAATCTTCATCCGGATCATTAGTTTACCAGCTGAGACAGACAGAAGACTCAGGGAAGGAAAGCGTGCAAAGGAGCTTGTTGTCGGTTACCTGCGCCTTCCGGTTCTCAAAGAGTGGAAGGTCGGTTTGATTGATGATGGAGATTTTCAGACACATGCAACAGAGATAAAAATTCCTGAATTGCCACTGGGTTATTATGTTATCCTTGCCTCAACAGATAAGGATTTTTCTTACACCGACGAAGTCGTGGCATACAGCTCTTTTTGGATTTCCAATATAAGCTATATTAATCGCCAGGCCGGTGACGGAAGCATTGAGTTTTATGTCCTTGACAGGGAAAAAGGCACACCGTTGGCCGGCGTGAATATTCAGACCTTCTATCGCAATTATGATTATAACCAACGCAGGTATGATCTTCAACCCTGGAATACATACACAACCGGTGAGGATGGATTTTTCACCATTCCGGCTCTCCTGCCCCGTACTGACAGTAAATCATTTATTATCAGGTTCGCTGCAGGAAATGACACCCTGATAACTGACAATTATTTTTATCAATATGGTCGCAGTCCTGAACCACAGAAAATGAGGCCCAAAACGTTCTTCTTCACCGACAGGGCCATATACCGTCCGGGACAAACCGTATATTTCAAAGGTATTGTCATTGAAACTGATGGGAAAATTAATGAGATACTTCCCGGTTATAAATCCAGCGTGAGGTTTTATGACATCAACGGACAAAAGATATCGGAAGTGGCTGTTATAAGCAATGATTACGGCTCGTTCAATGGCTCTTTTACAGCTCCTGTCGGCGTTCTTACTGGCCAGATGACCATAAGCAATGAGTCAGGTTCTGTCGAAATTTCAGTGGAAGAATATAAGAGGCCTAATTTTGAGGTCATCTTTAATCCTGTCAAAGGAGTTTATAAACTCAATGAACCAGTTTCAGTTCAGGGACGGGCCAAATCTTATTCGGGCGCAAACATTGACAATGCCCAGGTGAAATACCGTGTGGTGCGACAGGCCAGGTTCCCTTATTTGAGCTACTGGTGGCGCAACTGGTTCCGCTCAACACCTGATATGGAGATAGTCAATGGCATTGCTGTAACCGATGCCGAAGGCAATTTTACCATCGTTTTCCAGGCTGTTCCTGATGCAACTATTGAAAAGAAATTCAAGCCGGTCTTTAATTATCATGTCATCGCAGAAGTGACCGATATCAACGGCGAGACTCAGACCTCTGAAACCACGGTCTCAGTGGGGTATACAGCACTGTTAATCAATGTGGATGTACCAGACGGGATCGATAAATCAGGCAAAGCAGAGTTTAAACTTTTATCAACCAACCTGAACGGCCAGAAAGAACCTGCCAGAGGGATGCTGACTATCAGCAAGCTCATTGAACCTGATCGTCTATTCAGGGAACGGCTATGGGAGCAGCCTGATAAATTTATTATGACCAAAGAAGAGTTTTATGATGCTTTTCCGCATGATGTCTATAATGATGAAGACAATATTGAAAAGTGGAAGACCGGACAATCAATCCTCAATAAGGCATTTGATACGGAAAATGACAGCCTGATAGCCCTGACTGATCTGCAGGCATGGGAAAATGGCCAATATGTCTTAAAAGCAAGCACTACCGATAAATTCGGACAGCAGGTTGAAGTGACAAAATATTTTATTATTTACTCCCCTTCTGATAAAAAGGCCCCGGTAAACGAAATCTATTGGTTTTTACCTCAAAAAATGAATGGTGAACCCGGTGAAAATGCTGCCTTTCTTATTGGAACAAAGGATAAAAACATAAATATTCTGTATGAAATTATCAAAGATGACAAAATTATCCATAGGGAGTGGATCAAACTGAATGCACAACAGAAATTTATTGGTATTCCCCTGAAAGAGGAGTACAGAGGGAATTTTATGATTAATCTGGCATGTGTCAGATTCAACAGAAGTTACATGGATCTGAATACTGTCACTGTACCATATACCAATAAAGCATTGGATTTTGAATTCAGTTCTTTCAGGGATAAGCTTATGCCAGGACAGGCAGAAGAGTGGAGCATCAAAATAAAAGATAAAAGAGGTGAGGAAGTTGCTGCTGAGATGGTCGCTTCTATGTATGATGCCTCGCTGGATGTTTTTGTGCCCCACGCATGGGATTTCTCCCTCTTTGAGCAAACTGATGCTTCAAGTGGTTGGAATGTGCAAAATGCCTTTTCAGTGAAAAACACACAGGACATCACGGAAACCTCCAAACTATATGAATACCCTGGTGACAGAACCTATGACCGGCTGAACTGGTTTGGTTTTGATTATTTTGGATATTCAAGATATGTCGAAGGTGTTATGGACAATGTACGGCCTATGATAAAAGGTGAGGTTCATGCAGTTATGATGGTGGAAGAAGAAGCAATGGTTGTACCTGGTGATGGGGGGAAACAATCAGAAGGTGCAGAGGAAGAAATTGCCGTAAAACCCAAAGAACCATCCGGACCTCAGCTGCGCCGGGATTTCAACGAAACAGCATTCTTCTTCCCTGACCTGAAAACGGATGAAAATGGCAATATCATCATCAGGTTTAAGATGCCTGAATCACTCACCCGCTGGAAGATGCTTGGACTGGCACATACTATCGATCTGAAATATGGCCAGGTCACTAGGGAGCTTGTCACTCGGAAAGAGCTGATGGTGGTGCCCAATGCCCCGCGATTTTACAGGGAAGGTGACACCATGGTTTTCACAGCTAAGGTCATCAACCTCTCTGATAATGAACTAAGCGGAACAACAACATTGGCATTCTTTGATGCGGTGAGTATGACACCGGTAAGCATTTTGATGTCCGCTCCCGACCAGCCATTCTTAGTTAAAAAAGGGCAGAGTGCAGTAGTCAGGTGGAATATTTTCATTCCCTATGAAGGCATTCAGGCTCTTACCTATCAAATATTTGCCAAAGCCGGTAATTATAGCGATGGTGAGGAGAAACCTTTACCTGTCTTGACAAACCGTATGCTGGTGACCGAAACATTGCCACTACCTGTCAATGGTAAGCAGACTAAAACCTTTTCTTTCGATAAACTGGTCAGTTCAGCCTCATCTCCAACCTTAAAGAATCATAAGCTGACACTTGAATTCACTTCTAATCCGGCATGGTATGCTGTGCAGGCTTTACCTTATCTGATGGAATATCCCTATGAATGTTCTGAGCAGGTGTTCAGCTGCTTATACGCCAACAGCCTCGCCAGCCATATTGTCAATTCCAATCCGAAAATTAAAAGAGTCTTCGATAGCTGGAAAACCTATAGTCCGGAAGCTTTATTATCGA from Bacteroidota bacterium harbors:
- a CDS encoding permease-like cell division protein FtsX; translated protein: MVFNEEKYNQRRLKTSYLTTIVSISLVLFMLGLLGLIILHAKKLADYVKENISLSVIINENIKDAKILEFQKRLDISPFVKSTEYITKERAATELKRELGEDFISFLGYNPLLPSIDVHLKADYTNNDSIKKIEQQLIADNIVKEVFYQKSLVDLVNENVKKISYVILGFSTLLIIIAIALINNTIRLSVYSRRFLIRSMQLVGATQSFIRKPFVVLGIIQGLIGSMVAILLLIGVLYISQKQLPELIELQDINLFLTLFGLVVVLGILFSWLSTYFAVMKYLRISTDKLYL
- the leuS gene encoding leucine--tRNA ligase, with translation MEYNFSEIEKRWQKFWSENKTFKADIDYSKPKYYVLDMFPYPSGAGLHVGHPLGYIASDIYSRYQRLRGYNVLHPMGYDAYGLPAEQYAIQTGTHPAVTTENNIARFREQLDNIGFSFDWDREVRTCDPFYYKWTQWTFIQLFKSWYNIKTDKAESIGTLIAEFESNGNGNVDAVCDRTKKFTASEWKAMDERGQQEILMNYRLAYLSETFVNWCPALGTVLANDEVKDGFSERGGLPVERKLMKQWFLRITAYAQRLLEGLDAIDWSDSLKEVQRNWIGRSEGAAVYFRIKDFDDILEVFTTRPDTLWGATFMVLAPEHDLVEKITAPNRRKTVMDYVSWARNRSERDRQAEVKNITGVFTGAYGINPVNGESIPIWVADYVLAGYGTGAIMAVPAHDSRDFVFARYFKLPIIQVILRPGEVPVDPQTWEESFDAKIGTMINSGFITSMPVQEAIKATTKWLEENGLGYGTVNYRIRDAIFSRQRYWGEPFPIYYKNGIPYPLDEGELPLELPEVSKYLPTETGEPPLARAKNWNTKEGYPLETNTMPGFAGSSGYYLRYMDPKNDHEYFSKEANNYWQDVDLYIGGDEHGTGHLIYSRFWNKFLYDIGLSCKEEPFKKLINQGKIQGRSNFIYRIKGTNTFVSYNIKEQYDTVAQHVDIDIVDNDVLDIDAFRKWQRDFADAEFILEDGKYICGWEIEKMSKSKHNVQNPDALIEKYGADTLRLYEMFLGPLEYHKPWDTKGIEGVFRFMKKLWRLYHDENNVFSVSLTEPAQEELKILHKAIKKVEEDICRFSFNTVVSTYMICVNDLSDLKCNKRAILEPLTVILSPYGPHVAEELWQLLGYKESISFASYPSYDEEYLKENTFTYAVSFNGKLRFTLDLPVTMPKEEIEMTVLSANQAQKWLEGRAPKRVIIVPGKIINVVV
- a CDS encoding DUF3108 domain-containing protein encodes the protein MISRRVSIFISLLLCTSFLFSQDFRTINQSAFKRGESLQYKVYWDTWMVNVRAGIATITITKERKKFNDRSTFHIIGTGRSTGMLDLFHKVRDRFESYIDEEALIPWFFIRRTKEGSYVRNDDVVFKHQYREAISRYSTKSIPENVQDIVSAFYYARTFDFANVSPGDVFPFDFYLDDSVYVSKVVFEGRDTVKIDIGTFACLKFKPMVLVGDVFKEPYPMTLWVTDDRNMVPVLAQSAIIVGTVKVELIAFEGLSNPLTSKIY
- a CDS encoding MG2 domain-containing protein — translated: MKRKPILLSAIIGLTIALSSFVIVSVTITDKNTQTMTNHNNYDKDWKKVDSLIQKDLPQSALEIVETIYSRARADNNSPQFIKAILYRMKLQAEFKEDFMVNIIGDAEKEISRASFPEKQILHSILAELYWRFYQSDRHEILDRTATLGFDQKDIRTWDVNKFVYVTILNYRQSLESAAKLQAISLKDYDPILITQESSKMYRPSLYDFLVHRAIDFYMNEESGLTEPVYKFVMDSPEYFKPCSDFIGMDISTKDTMSLKFHAINLFKDIIRFHLDDKSPEALIDVDLKRLQFVRQYAFMEIKDSLYIEALKSLLGKYSGFPASAEVSYKLAQALFDRGDNYQPLKSDLYKWDIKEAYQYCQKAINAFPDAEGSKRCKSLMSHITEKALNLTTTYGNVEGQSFLGLVSYKNSPEIFIRIISLPAETDRRLREGKRAKELVVGYLRLPVLKEWKVGLIDDGDFQTHATEIKIPELPLGYYVILASTDKDFSYTDEVVAYSSFWISNISYINRQAGDGSIEFYVLDREKGTPLAGVNIQTFYRNYDYNQRRYDLQPWNTYTTGEDGFFTIPALLPRTDSKSFIIRFAAGNDTLITDNYFYQYGRSPEPQKMRPKTFFFTDRAIYRPGQTVYFKGIVIETDGKINEILPGYKSSVRFYDINGQKISEVAVISNDYGSFNGSFTAPVGVLTGQMTISNESGSVEISVEEYKRPNFEVIFNPVKGVYKLNEPVSVQGRAKSYSGANIDNAQVKYRVVRQARFPYLSYWWRNWFRSTPDMEIVNGIAVTDAEGNFTIVFQAVPDATIEKKFKPVFNYHVIAEVTDINGETQTSETTVSVGYTALLINVDVPDGIDKSGKAEFKLLSTNLNGQKEPARGMLTISKLIEPDRLFRERLWEQPDKFIMTKEEFYDAFPHDVYNDEDNIEKWKTGQSILNKAFDTENDSLIALTDLQAWENGQYVLKASTTDKFGQQVEVTKYFIIYSPSDKKAPVNEIYWFLPQKMNGEPGENAAFLIGTKDKNINILYEIIKDDKIIHREWIKLNAQQKFIGIPLKEEYRGNFMINLACVRFNRSYMDLNTVTVPYTNKALDFEFSSFRDKLMPGQAEEWSIKIKDKRGEEVAAEMVASMYDASLDVFVPHAWDFSLFEQTDASSGWNVQNAFSVKNTQDITETSKLYEYPGDRTYDRLNWFGFDYFGYSRYVEGVMDNVRPMIKGEVHAVMMVEEEAMVVPGDGGKQSEGAEEEIAVKPKEPSGPQLRRDFNETAFFFPDLKTDENGNIIIRFKMPESLTRWKMLGLAHTIDLKYGQVTRELVTRKELMVVPNAPRFYREGDTMVFTAKVINLSDNELSGTTTLAFFDAVSMTPVSILMSAPDQPFLVKKGQSAVVRWNIFIPYEGIQALTYQIFAKAGNYSDGEEKPLPVLTNRMLVTETLPLPVNGKQTKTFSFDKLVSSASSPTLKNHKLTLEFTSNPAWYAVQALPYLMEYPYECSEQVFSCLYANSLASHIVNSNPKIKRVFDSWKTYSPEALLSNLEKNRELKALILEETPWVMDAKNENERKQRISLLFDLNKMAGEQSASLMKLRNMQLPNGGWPWFKGMEDSRYITQHIVCGFGKMNHLQIKDVVGNDDVWQMVRRAVRYIDDRMREDYERIKELYPKEMDKNHLSSVEIHYLYTRSFYNAFNFNIDIDKQNREAFDYFKGQAQKYWTEQNIYIQGMIAIGLQRFGDQSTPADIIRSLKEHALHSEEMGMYWRENTGGYYWYQASIETQALLIETFEEVANDAVSVEEMKIWLLKHKQTQDWETTKATVEAVYALLHRGTDILVSEDLVQVTLGNNVIDPKIMDDVKAEAGTGYFKTSWSGKEITPDMGHVTVTKSDEGVAWGALYWQYFEQLDKITPHETPLKLEKKLFVERNTPSGPVIEPVIPNTSLHVGDRLKVRIELRVDRDMEYVHMKDMRASAFEPVNVLSTYKYEGGLGYYESTRDASTNFFFSYLLKGTYVFEYPMIVSQQGDFSNGITSIQCMYAPEFAAHSEGIRVHIGE